In one window of Acanthochromis polyacanthus isolate Apoly-LR-REF ecotype Palm Island chromosome 8, KAUST_Apoly_ChrSc, whole genome shotgun sequence DNA:
- the cdk10 gene encoding cyclin-dependent kinase 10 gives MDAVGEDEPDPIKLKSVKDYKTYTVPQNDRFGSCRSVREFEKLNRIGEGTYGIVYRARDTKSDEIVALKKVRMDKEKDGIPISSLREITLLLRLRHPNIVELKEVVVGSQLESLFLVMSYCEQDLASLLENMQTPFSEAQVKCIVLQLLRGLEYLHHNFIIHRDLKVSNLLMTDKGCVKIADFGLARMYGIPQQPMTPRVVTLWYRAPELLLGTKTQTTALDMWAVGCILAELLAHKPLLPGTSEIQQVDLIVQLLGTPNENIWPGFSQLPLIGQYSLRKQPYNNLKNKFTWLSDAGHRLLNLLFMYNPHRRATAKDCLESSYFKEKPLPCEPELMPTFPHHRNKRSAAPAESHSKRSKV, from the exons ATGGACGCCGTCGGAGAGGACGAACCGGATCCCATAAAGTTGAAATCCGTGAAGGACTATAAAACCTACACAGTGCCTCAAAACGACCGG TTCGGGAGCTGCAGAAGTGTCAGAGAGTTTGAGAAACTGAACCGAATCGGAGAGGGAACGTACGGCATCGTCT ACCGAGCCCGAGACACCAAGTCTGATGAGATCGTAGCGCTGAAGAAAGTCCGGATGGACAAAGAGAAAGACG GGATTCCCATCAGCAGCCTCAGAGAAatcactctgctgctgaggctCCGACATCCAAACATCGTGGAGCTGAAGGAGGTCGTAGTCGGCAGCCAGCTGGAGAG CCTGTTTCTGGTGATGAGCTACTGTGAGCAGGATTTAGCCAGTTTGCTGGAAAACATGCAGACGCCGTTTTCTGAGGCTCAG GTGAAGTGCATCGTCCTGCAGCTGCTCAGAGGTTTGGAGTATCTTCACCACAACTTCATCATCCACAG GGACCTGAAGGTGTCTAATCTGCTGATGACAGACAAAGGCTGCGTTAAGATCG CTGATTTCGGTTTGGCCCGGATGTACGGAATCCCCCAGCAGCCCATGACGCCTCGAGTGGTGACGCTGTG GTACAGAGCTCCAGAGCTCCTCCTAGGGACCAAGACTCAGACTACAGCCCTGGACATGTG GGCTGTCGGCTGCATCCTGGCTGAACTTCTGGCCCACAAACCGTTGCTGCCAGGAACCTCAGAGATCCAGCAGGTGGACCTGATCGTCCAGCTGCTGGGGACACCCAACGAAAACATCTGGCCG gGTTTCTCTCAGCTGCCGCTCATCGGTCAGTACAGTCTGAGGAAGCAGCCGTACAACAACCTGAAGAATAAATTCACCTGGCTGTCTGACGCTGGACACCGGCTGCTGAACCTGCTCTTCATGTACAACCCACATCGAAG AGCAACCGCCAAAGACTGTCTGGAGAGTTCCTACTTCAAGGAGAAACCTCTGC CCTGTGAACCGGAGCTGATGCCGACGTTTCCTCACCATCGCAACAAGAGATCTGCTGCTCCGGCTGAGAGTCACTCAAAAAGAAGCAAAGTGTGA
- the vps4a gene encoding vacuolar protein sorting-associated protein 4A → MTTSTLQKAIDLVTKATEEDKAKNYEEALRLYQHAVEYFLHAIKYEAHSDKAKESIRAKCMQYLDRAEKLKDYLKNKDKQGKKPVKEAQSNDKSDSDSEGENPEKKKLQEQLMGAIVMEKPNVRWNDVAGLEGAKEALKEAVILPIKFPHLFTGKRTPWRGILLFGPPGTGKSYLAKAVATEANNSTFFSVSSSDLMSKWLGESEKLVKNLFDLARQHKPSIIFIDEVDSLCGSRNENESEAARRIKTEFLVQMQGVGNNNDGILVLGATNIPWVLDAAIRRRFEKRIYIPLPEEPARAQMFRLHLGNTPHSLSEADLRQLARKTDGYSGADISIIVRDALMQPVRKVQSATHFKKVRGPSRSNNQVMVDDLLTPCSPGDPAAIEMTWMDVPSDKLLEPIVCMSDMLRSLSTTRPTVNTEDLLKVKKFTEDFGMEG, encoded by the exons ATGACAACGTCAACATTACAG AAAGCGATTGATCTTGTCACCAAAGCCACAGAGGAGGACAAGGCCAAGAATTATGAGGAGGCCCTGCGCCTGTACCAGCATGCCGTGGAGTATTTCCTGCACGCCATCAAAT atgaggcccacagtgacaagGCGAAGGAGAGCATACGAGCCAAGTGCATGCAGTACCTGGACAGGGCGGAGAAACTCAAGGACTATCTGAAGAACAAAGACAAGCAGGGGAAGAAGCCGGTCAAGGAGGCCCAGAGCAATGACAA gaGCGACAGTGACAGCGAGGGTGAAAatccagagaagaagaagctgcaggagCAACTTATGG GTGCCATCGTTATGGAGAAACCCAACGTGAGGTGGAACGATGTGGCTGGACTGGAAGGAGCTAAAGAAGCTCTGAAGGAAGCCGTCATCCTGCCCATCAAATTCCCTCACCTCTTCACAG GCAAAAGGACTCCGTGGAGAGGAATCCTGCTCTTCGGCCCTCCAGGAACAGGGAAGTCGTACCTGGCCAAAGCCGTGGCCACCGAAGCCAACAACTCCACCTTCTTCTCCGTGTCGTCCTCAGACCTCATGTCCAAGTGGCTGGGAGAGAGCGAGAA GCTGGTGAAGAACCTCTTCGATTTGGCCCGTCAACACAAACCCTCCATCATCTTCATCGATGAGGTCGACTCTCTGTGCGGCTCCAGGAACGAGAACGAGAGCGAAGCCGCCCGACGCATCAAGACCGAGTTCCTGGTCCAGATGCAGG GTGTCGGAAACAACAACGATGGGATTCTGGTGCTGGGAGCCACCAACATCCCCTGGGTGCTGGACGCCGCCATCCGCAGAAG GTTTGAGAAGAGGATCTACATCCCTCTGCCAGAGGAACCGGCTCGGGCCCAGATGTTCCGCCTCCACCTCGGTAACACTCCTCACAGCCTGAGTGAAGCCGACCTGCGGCAGCTCGCCAGGAAAACCGACGGATACTCCGGAGCCGACATCAGCATCATCGTCAGAGACGCCCTGATGCAGCCGGTCAGGAAGGTCCAGTCGGCCACGCACTTCAAGAAG GTCCGTGGTCCGTCCAGAAGCAACAACCAGGTGATGGTGGACGACCTGCTGACCCCGTGTTCTCCTGGAGACCCTGCAGCCATAGAGATGACCTGGATGGACGTACCGAGCGACAAACTGCTGGAGCCCATCGTCTGCATG TCGGACATGCTGCGCTCTCTGTCCACCACTCGTCCCACCGTCAACACTGAAGACCTGCTGAAGGTCAAGAAGTTCACAGAGGACTTtgggatggagggatga